The sequence TCTTGAGCTTGAGTGAGTGGTTAGAAGCAGGTTAGAGACTAGATACACCCTCAGAGAATTCCTCACACCTCCACTTCCATCCCTCCCTTCATCCGACCATCTGGACAGTTACCACTTTCCACAGATGTCTCAGCATATGACCAGGGATTGGTCAGcaagttttctggttttgttttttgtttgaggaagatttcccctgagctaacgtctgtcccagtcttcctctatttttgtatgtgggctgcctccacagcatggccactgatgagtggtgtaggtccacacccaggaagcaaactctggctgccaaagcagagcatgccgaacctaaccactagggcACGGGGCTGGCACCTGTTAGCAGGTTTTCATATTGAAAGTAAAGTCTGCCTCCTCGTACTGCTTGATTTGGACTCTTGTCTGTAGTGTCTCCTTTGGCTGAGCAGAAGAGGTTTTGGTCCTGGCCATGGCCAAGGCTTGAACTAGAGCCTAGATCACCCCTTCTCAGGGAAATTCTTTCTTCACTtacattttgcttgttttgtagCTTTATCCTTTCTCTACTGAATGTAAAAATATGCTGAAAGTCCTTACAAttgaagaaataagtaaaaaatgcTCCTGTTTTACATTGTATTTATCTGCTCTCTGGGGTATCTAGTTTTTTACATCTTTTCACTCACTCACAAACAGTGCTGTCAAGAACATTCGTGTGTATTGGTCATCTTGCACATGGCTAGGATGTCTTTGATGTTTCTCGGAGTGAAATGGTTGGATTATAGACTATGGACATTTTGCCATTGTTTTCTAAAGAGGCTCTACCAACTTATATTTCCACCTAGACAGAATGCAGTTTCCATTGGTCATTTCCTGTCCACTACTTGATATTCTAAGGCTCAACAATTTTTGCTTGTCAAATGGACACAGAACTCCAAGACTGCCAAGTATGCCCAGGTCTTCTGACACCAGCTACAAGTTTAAGGATTTCCCAAAACCTCTCTCAGGTTCAGTGATTTGCTAGAATCACAAACTGTCTAAAACCTTTGATACTCACTATCATATTTGTTATAGACAAAGGATGGAAATGAGAAGAGATGCAGAATGTGGGGCAGGAAATGTTGCAAGCATGAAGCTCCTGTATCCTCAGCAGCTCCTTACATCCTGGCGTTGATGTAGGGCGGGATGTACATAGAATTTTGCCAACCCAAGAAACTCTCCACAGCCTCAGTATCCAGATTTTTATTGAGTCTTCATTGCATAAGCactcttgggttttttttgaagattttgtttttcctttttctcccaaagccccccggtacatagttgtgtattttcagttgtgtgtccttctagttgtggcatgtgggacaccgcctcagcatggcttgatgagcagtgccatgtctgcgcccaggattcgaaccggcgaaatcctgggctgccaaagcagagtgctcgaacttaaccacttgaccacaggacCAGCTCCTATAAGCACTCTTGATTGAGTCTTTACCAATGGGACTCAGGGTCCAGGCCTCCTTCCCTTTCCAGAGGTCCATCTGATATCTAAGGACTCAAAGCCCCAACTTTCTAATTAGATGATTGGTCTTTCTGATATGGCTAGACCTTACCCTGCGTCATCTCTTTAACATGAACTACATAGGGTTACACCATGGATAACAGGCATTCCTGTCACTCTGGAGATACCCAAAATTTAGAGGTTTCTTCTTTGGAGTTGGGACAAAGACCAGACTTCTCTTTAGGGTAAGTTAATTTTGCATTACACACTTCCTAGTTTCTCTCAGGGCAGCATTAGATCCCCTTTCCTAATCTTCTTACAGCAATGTGGGATCTCCTTGCTCAGAGGAAACCCAAAACACGGTGTCGTTATTACTCTATCAAGCCACCTCCAATCTGGAATTGTGATGGTGCCTTCACTCCAGATCCTCATCCAGCCTCTCCCCCTGGGTCTCCCTTTCAAAGTCTCAACAGTCCAAggaccaggcaagaaaaagattgCTATCCTGGGATTCAGAGGTAGCAAAACATAGCAGACACAGAGGCACTATtagcatcttcatttttttctctgaaatgcggattttgttttttctacgTTGGCATTACTAATGGCCCTGTTGTGTTTTGGATTTCTTTCAGGTGACAAAGGACAGCCCAAGACTGCAGAACTTACCACTTATGAGCCAGCCCAGTCTGAGGGAGCCTTACTCCAGAAACAACTAACACAAGGAGCCCCAGGGGACTCCCAGGTGTGCCAAGCCAAGGATCAGGATGGGCCATCGGAAGTGCAAGAAGGACACTTGAGACCAGGGATAGACCCCCAGAGGGAGAAGCTCCCTGGGAAAATGAGCCCTGAACATGATGGTTTAGGGACAGTGGATGGTGTATGTTCATGGATTGTACAGGAGCCAGTCCCTCTGGGAGGTGCTGTCCTTGACCATGACACCCATGGATCAGGTAAAGATCCTGTGATTCGGGAAgaagaaaacatctttaaatgcaatgaatgtgggaaagtttttaacaAGAAACACCTTCTTGCTGGACATGAGAAGATTCACTCTGGAGTGAAGCCCTATGAATGCACAGAGTGtgggaaaacatttattaagagcaCACACCTCCTTCAACACCACATGATCCACACTGGGGAGAGGCCCTATGAGTGCAtggagtgtgggaaagccttcaacCGCAAGTCATATCTTACACAACACCAGCGGATTCACAgtggagagaaaccttacaagtgcagtgaatgtggaaagGCCTTCACCCACCGCTCCAATTTTGTCTTGCATAAGAGGAGACACACTGGAGAAAAATCTTTTGTGTGCAAAGAATGTGGGCAAGTCTTTCGACATAGGCCAGGATTCCTTCGACATCACATCATCCACAGTGGTGAGAATCCCTATGAATGCTTCGAGTGTGGCAAGGTTTTCAAGCACAAGTCATACCTCATGTGGCACCAGCAGActcacactggggagaagccctatgagtgcagtgaatgtgggaaagccttctgtGAGAGCGCAGCCCTCATTCACCACTACGtcatccacactggggagaagcccttTGAGTGCCTggagtgtgggaaggccttcaacCACAGGTCATACCTCAAGAGGCACCAGCGGAttcacactggggagaagccttTTGTGTGCACTGAATGTGGAAGGGCCTTTACCCACTGCTCCACTTTTATCTTGCATAAAAGGGcccacactggagaaaaaccttTTGAGtgcaaagaatgtgggaaagcctttagcaCTAGGAAAGACCTCATTCGACACTTCAgcatccacactggaga comes from Equus quagga isolate Etosha38 unplaced genomic scaffold, UCLA_HA_Equagga_1.0 145039_RagTag, whole genome shotgun sequence and encodes:
- the LOC124232894 gene encoding zinc finger protein 264; this translates as MSPEHDGLGTVDGVCSWIVQEPVPLGGAVLDHDTHGSGKDPVIREEENIFKCNECGKVFNKKHLLAGHEKIHSGVKPYECTECGKTFIKSTHLLQHHMIHTGERPYECMECGKAFNRKSYLTQHQRIHSGEKPYKCSECGKAFTHRSNFVLHKRRHTGEKSFVCKECGQVFRHRPGFLRHHIIHSGENPYECFECGKVFKHKSYLMWHQQTHTGEKPYECSECGKAFCESAALIHHYVIHTGEKPFECLECGKAFNHRSYLKRHQRIHTGEKPFVCTECGRAFTHCSTFILHKRAHTGEKPFECKECGKAFSTRKDLIRHFSIHTGEKPFECMECGKAFNRRSGLTRHQRIHSGEKPYECMECGKSFCWSTNLIRHAIIHTGEKPYKCSECGKSFSRSSSLTQHQRIHSGRNPVSVAEVGRPFTSVQTSVTLRELLLGQDFLNVNTEENHLPEKTSSTAPDRTYQRETPQVSSL